A window of Gammaproteobacteria bacterium contains these coding sequences:
- a CDS encoding CocE/NonD family hydrolase: MKENDIKIITNFPRQVREIENTFIPLAEGIRLAARIWLPEDAETDPVPAIFEFLPYRKRDGTSERDALTHPYYAGHGYACVRVDMRGAGDSEGILEDEYLKTEQDDALEVLDWITKQPWCTGATGIVGISWGGFNGLQIAARRPPSLKAIVTIASTDDRYADDIHYMGGVMLNDTMSWGATMFAFNSRPPDPAIVGDTWRDLWMARLEANNPWSMKWLSHQTRDAFWQHGSVCENYADIECAVYAVGGWADGYSNAVPRLLERLSCPRKGLVGPWAHKHPHFGLPGPRIGFLQETLRWWDHWLKDIDTGIMDEPQYRAWMQDSAVPASYYEVRQGRWVAEPTWPSDHINWQKLYFTERGLRAEAGSEEIDVAIHTPHAMGTHQGEWCAFGLDPDLPGDQREEDDCCVVLETEVLTDAVEILGAPVLRLRLSADQPNAFIVARLNDVAPDGTSTRVTYGVLNLTHRDSHELPEPLVPGDTYDIRLQLNDIAQVFPVGHTIRIALSNTMWPQFWPSPEPVALTLELRSSHLELPVRVLRKTDETLRPFEPAESASPQSAEVLEPPSHVRRVERDDVLAETRLTVIADTGMLRLTELGWEHGSVSRQYCSIRDDDPTSARLDLHWTMRFRRPDADLDVRTETRSGLTSTPAQFHFTAEMEVFEHEEKTYSRTWTRSVDRELN, from the coding sequence ATGAAAGAGAACGACATCAAAATCATTACGAACTTTCCAAGGCAAGTCCGGGAAATTGAAAACACGTTTATACCTTTGGCGGAAGGTATCCGGCTTGCTGCTCGAATTTGGTTGCCGGAAGATGCTGAGACAGATCCAGTGCCGGCAATATTCGAATTTCTGCCTTATCGAAAACGCGATGGCACTTCAGAACGCGATGCGCTGACCCATCCCTACTACGCGGGGCACGGCTATGCGTGTGTACGGGTCGACATGCGGGGTGCCGGAGATTCCGAAGGTATTCTGGAAGATGAATACCTGAAGACCGAACAGGACGACGCCCTTGAGGTGCTCGACTGGATAACCAAGCAGCCCTGGTGTACCGGCGCAACTGGTATTGTTGGGATTTCTTGGGGTGGATTCAATGGGCTCCAGATTGCAGCCCGTCGGCCACCTTCGTTGAAAGCTATCGTTACTATCGCCTCCACGGATGATCGCTATGCGGATGATATCCATTACATGGGTGGCGTTATGCTCAACGACACCATGTCGTGGGGCGCTACGATGTTTGCGTTCAATTCGCGGCCGCCTGATCCGGCCATCGTCGGAGACACTTGGCGGGATCTGTGGATGGCACGGCTTGAGGCCAACAATCCGTGGTCGATGAAATGGCTCTCGCACCAGACGCGGGATGCGTTCTGGCAACATGGGTCGGTGTGTGAAAACTATGCGGACATTGAATGCGCTGTTTACGCTGTTGGCGGTTGGGCGGATGGCTATTCCAATGCGGTACCACGACTGCTCGAAAGGTTGAGTTGTCCGCGCAAAGGCCTGGTTGGCCCTTGGGCACACAAGCATCCTCATTTTGGGTTGCCAGGTCCGCGTATCGGCTTCCTGCAGGAGACGCTGCGCTGGTGGGATCACTGGCTCAAAGATATAGACACCGGAATTATGGATGAGCCTCAATACCGGGCCTGGATGCAGGATAGCGCTGTACCGGCATCCTACTACGAAGTTCGGCAGGGTCGCTGGGTTGCTGAACCGACGTGGCCCAGCGACCACATCAACTGGCAAAAGCTGTACTTCACAGAACGAGGATTGAGAGCGGAAGCAGGGAGTGAGGAAATAGACGTTGCCATTCACACGCCACACGCCATGGGCACTCACCAGGGTGAGTGGTGCGCATTTGGACTGGACCCGGATTTGCCTGGAGATCAGCGAGAAGAGGATGACTGTTGTGTGGTGTTAGAAACTGAAGTCTTGACGGATGCTGTGGAAATACTCGGTGCGCCAGTACTTCGATTGCGTTTAAGCGCAGATCAGCCGAATGCTTTTATTGTTGCCCGATTAAATGACGTTGCGCCTGACGGCACTTCCACACGGGTGACCTATGGTGTACTGAACCTGACTCATCGTGACAGTCACGAACTTCCGGAACCTCTGGTGCCCGGAGACACGTACGATATCCGATTGCAACTAAACGACATTGCCCAGGTGTTTCCAGTCGGACACACCATTCGCATCGCCCTTTCGAACACGATGTGGCCACAGTTCTGGCCGTCGCCGGAACCGGTGGCGCTGACATTGGAATTACGCAGCAGCCATCTCGAACTGCCTGTTCGCGTACTTAGAAAAACTGATGAAACACTGCGGCCTTTTGAGCCTGCGGAAAGTGCGTCACCCCAGAGTGCTGAAGTGCTAGAGCCCCCGAGTCATGTCAGGCGGGTCGAGCGGGATGATGTGTTGGCCGAGACCAGGCTGACTGTTATTGCCGACACTGGCATGCTGCGCTTGACCGAACTGGGCTGGGAGCACGGTTCCGTATCTAGACAGTACTGCTCAATCCGTGATGACGACCCGACTTCAGCACGACTAGATCTGCATTGGACGATGCGGTTTCGGCGACCCGATGCAGACCTTGATGTGCGTACTGAGACACGCTCCGGTTTGACTTCAACACCGGCGCAGTTCCACTTCACAGCAGAAATGGAAGTATTCGAGCACGAAGAGAAAACCTATTCCAGGACCTGGACAAGATCAGTCGACCGGGAACTCAACTGA
- a CDS encoding cobalamin-binding protein, with amino-acid sequence MKGNYPERIVCLTEESTETLYLLGEEDRIVGISGFTVRPPRARKEKPKVSAFTSAKIDRILALEPDLVLGFSDLQADIAAELIRCGITVLVFNHRSVQEILSMIRTLGGMVGAAKRADELVGAYENNIDRNLAQAAGRSRRPKVYFEEWDDPQISGIRWVSELITIAGGDDIFPELAVCPDGKSRIIADPDEVIGRAPEIIIGSWCGKKFRPEKVAAREGWDAIPAVQNGDIYEIKSAQILQPGPAALTDGLEQLQEIIATWAHE; translated from the coding sequence ATGAAGGGTAATTATCCGGAACGGATCGTGTGTCTGACGGAAGAGTCTACGGAGACACTTTACCTGTTGGGCGAAGAAGATCGAATTGTCGGAATATCCGGATTTACCGTACGACCACCACGGGCCCGAAAAGAAAAACCCAAGGTCTCGGCGTTCACCAGCGCCAAAATCGATCGGATACTCGCGCTCGAGCCGGATCTTGTTCTCGGGTTTTCAGATCTTCAGGCTGACATCGCTGCTGAGCTTATCCGTTGCGGCATCACGGTGCTGGTATTTAATCACCGCTCGGTTCAAGAGATCCTGTCGATGATCCGGACACTGGGGGGAATGGTGGGTGCTGCCAAGCGCGCGGATGAACTGGTGGGGGCATACGAAAACAATATTGATCGCAATCTGGCCCAAGCGGCTGGCCGGTCCCGACGGCCCAAGGTTTATTTCGAAGAATGGGATGACCCGCAGATCTCCGGTATCCGCTGGGTCTCAGAACTGATCACCATTGCCGGTGGAGATGATATTTTTCCAGAACTCGCTGTCTGTCCGGACGGCAAGAGCCGGATCATTGCTGATCCTGATGAGGTCATCGGGCGAGCGCCGGAAATCATTATCGGATCGTGGTGCGGCAAGAAGTTCCGTCCTGAAAAAGTAGCGGCACGCGAAGGCTGGGATGCTATACCTGCGGTGCAAAATGGCGACATCTACGAAATCAAGTCAGCGCAGATTCTTCAGCCGGGGCCTGCGGCCCTGACAGATGGTCTGGAACAGCTGCAGGAGATTATCGCTACCTGGGCACACGAATGA
- a CDS encoding CoA ester lyase — MISRPRRSALFMPGDNSRAQQKATGLPADVIILDLEDAVSPANKESARQQVQSTLEQTDYGQREVVVRVNRLETQHCKEDLTALASNPPDAILLPKVESADELFTATVALNALGAPSDLALWAMIETPLGIQHIEEIATATPRLACVVAGTADLASALRITHSSAQLGLQYALSRLVLAARASHIDAIDGVFFNLQDSDGLRHSCETGRQLGFDGKSLIHPNQIETANTVFSPDPESIAHARKVVAAWSKLDVREQGVLVVDDQLIEALHVRDAERLVELSGTIDAMDQDPQAS; from the coding sequence ATGATATCGCGTCCGCGCCGTTCCGCCCTGTTTATGCCGGGCGACAACTCTCGAGCCCAGCAGAAAGCAACCGGGTTGCCGGCCGATGTCATTATCCTGGACTTGGAAGATGCCGTTTCGCCCGCAAACAAGGAATCAGCCCGACAGCAGGTCCAGTCGACGCTTGAACAGACAGACTACGGCCAGCGTGAAGTGGTTGTGCGTGTCAATCGCCTGGAGACCCAGCACTGCAAAGAAGATCTCACAGCTCTGGCATCCAATCCACCCGATGCCATACTGTTGCCCAAGGTGGAGTCCGCCGACGAGCTGTTTACAGCGACCGTTGCCTTAAACGCTCTGGGTGCTCCCTCGGACCTCGCGCTGTGGGCCATGATTGAAACACCTCTGGGCATTCAGCACATTGAGGAGATCGCTACCGCGACACCCCGTCTGGCGTGTGTTGTTGCCGGTACTGCTGACCTTGCCAGCGCGCTGCGGATCACGCACAGCAGTGCCCAGCTGGGTCTACAGTATGCGTTGTCGCGTCTTGTGCTGGCGGCCCGGGCATCCCACATCGACGCCATTGATGGCGTGTTCTTTAACCTGCAGGACAGCGACGGCCTGCGACACAGCTGCGAGACGGGCCGCCAGCTGGGATTTGACGGCAAGAGCCTGATTCATCCGAATCAGATCGAAACAGCCAATACTGTTTTCTCGCCTGACCCTGAATCCATCGCCCACGCCCGCAAGGTGGTTGCAGCGTGGTCCAAGCTCGATGTTCGCGAACAGGGTGTGTTGGTGGTCGATGATCAGCTGATTGAGGCGCTGCATGTGCGCGATGCCGAGCGATTGGTCGAGCTGAGCGGCACGATAGACGCCATGGATCAAGACCCACAGGCAAGCTGA
- a CDS encoding metallophosphoesterase translates to MTSTRRAFLGYTALAGATVFASAAGMRGLRFPSLQLEPAATPRWAKHSALGFRADSQGAFYQREDARQLVFRAYVPEPVVQVHGAFELKMGNVHPQARLNIEGDGKVSEERIDGLFRRVTGNSGKSALTLRWVFPKQVHYRFTAIGDTGGDLELAWVLRRSQQLGADFMLHLGDYYYQPVDTERTTLHLEKSPLPVFSAIGNHDFHNPFGGPDPQDFIQQIGPRNSTFTLGNIQFINLDTAVDHLPVSAGKRGQLLQHIQPLATNPDVGDYVVFAHRPITDPRPVKTRPSDHSVEGLREDDWLYQQLVQRGVRHIINGHIHISTEFDDRHIRTYISGQGLAHADIIGRRLQARILVGNVEPGIPVTYQWADLNMPFEAHCNERLHKILGSDDYADQLEPLKAACTAADA, encoded by the coding sequence ATGACCAGCACCCGCAGAGCATTCCTGGGATACACCGCACTGGCCGGTGCCACAGTGTTCGCGTCAGCTGCCGGTATGCGTGGTCTTCGCTTCCCAAGCCTTCAGCTTGAACCTGCGGCAACACCCCGATGGGCCAAACACAGCGCCCTTGGCTTCCGCGCTGATAGCCAAGGTGCCTTCTACCAACGCGAAGACGCCCGTCAACTGGTGTTTCGGGCCTATGTACCGGAACCAGTCGTACAGGTGCACGGTGCGTTTGAACTCAAAATGGGCAACGTACATCCCCAGGCACGCCTGAACATAGAAGGCGACGGAAAGGTATCGGAAGAACGCATCGACGGTTTGTTCAGGCGGGTAACTGGCAACAGCGGCAAGAGCGCGCTGACCCTGCGCTGGGTCTTCCCCAAGCAGGTTCATTATCGCTTTACGGCCATTGGTGATACCGGCGGTGACCTGGAACTCGCCTGGGTACTCAGACGCTCACAACAGCTGGGTGCTGATTTTATGCTGCACCTCGGCGATTACTACTACCAGCCGGTTGATACCGAACGAACAACCCTTCACCTGGAAAAATCGCCGTTGCCGGTCTTCTCAGCCATCGGCAATCACGACTTCCACAACCCATTCGGCGGTCCCGACCCGCAGGATTTCATTCAGCAGATTGGCCCGCGAAACAGCACGTTCACGCTGGGGAACATCCAGTTCATCAATCTGGACACTGCAGTCGACCACCTGCCCGTATCAGCCGGTAAGCGCGGTCAGCTGCTCCAACACATCCAGCCCCTGGCCACCAACCCGGATGTGGGTGACTACGTGGTGTTCGCCCACCGCCCGATCACCGACCCACGACCGGTCAAGACCCGGCCAAGCGATCATAGTGTGGAAGGCCTTCGAGAAGATGACTGGCTGTATCAACAGCTTGTCCAACGCGGTGTAAGGCACATCATCAACGGACACATTCATATCTCGACCGAATTCGACGACCGGCACATTCGTACTTATATTTCCGGCCAAGGACTTGCCCACGCCGACATCATTGGCCGGCGCCTGCAAGCCCGGATTCTCGTGGGCAATGTTGAGCCGGGAATACCAGTAACCTATCAGTGGGCCGATCTCAATATGCCGTTTGAGGCACACTGTAACGAGCGTCTACACAAGATTTTGGGTAGCGATGATTATGCTGACCAGCTTGAACCATTAAAAGCTGCCTGTACGGCGGCTGACGCCTGA
- a CDS encoding gamma-glutamyltransferase family protein, which yields MFTRLDPNHKHVSRRSSVYARNVVAASQPLAAQAGVQILRNGGNAVDAAIATAITLTVVEPTMNGIGGDAFVIVSDDHGIHGFNGSGRSPAAWTPERFAGHDSMPEHGWDTVTVPGAVDTWAQLSDRFGQLPFEKLFDSAINYAAHGFAVSPVVAAGWDRAAEEFGYLDGFRTIFMPNGRAPTAGEAFQSEIMANTLGEIADSRGESFYRGRLASRIVADATRFDGALTEQDLAEHRGFWTDCIQQDFHGLTVHEIPPNGQGIAALVALGILERLNIDSYATDSADSVHLQIEAMKAAFAETHCHVSDRDTMLVTVDQLLDPTTLQRRADDISLTHAASPVAAVKPDHGTVYLATADGDGMMVSWIQSNYHGFGSGIVVPDIGVSLQNRGRGFSLQAGHPNEVGGGKRPFHTIIPAFVSQQGAPLMAFGVMGGHHQPQGHTQVMIKLFCQGTSPQQALDAPRWHVNEDFSVCLEPALAHLREELAQRGHIFKEGKIGAFGGGQIILKDGNGYIAGSDPRKDGQAAGF from the coding sequence ATGTTCACCCGTCTTGACCCGAACCACAAGCATGTTTCGCGCCGCTCCAGCGTCTATGCCCGCAATGTCGTCGCTGCTTCACAACCGCTCGCAGCCCAGGCCGGTGTTCAGATACTGCGAAACGGTGGAAACGCAGTCGATGCCGCGATTGCCACCGCCATCACGCTCACCGTGGTTGAACCCACGATGAACGGCATTGGCGGTGATGCTTTCGTCATTGTCAGTGATGATCACGGCATCCATGGATTCAATGGCAGTGGCCGATCACCTGCAGCCTGGACACCTGAACGGTTCGCCGGCCACGACAGCATGCCTGAACATGGTTGGGATACCGTCACCGTTCCCGGTGCAGTAGACACCTGGGCACAACTCTCGGATCGCTTCGGCCAGCTGCCATTTGAAAAACTCTTTGATTCAGCTATTAACTACGCCGCTCATGGCTTTGCCGTTTCACCGGTCGTCGCGGCGGGTTGGGATCGGGCGGCAGAAGAATTTGGTTATCTTGACGGTTTCAGGACTATTTTCATGCCCAACGGGCGTGCGCCCACTGCGGGTGAGGCCTTCCAAAGCGAGATCATGGCAAACACACTGGGCGAGATTGCCGACAGTCGAGGAGAGAGTTTTTACCGGGGCCGACTGGCCTCACGGATCGTGGCCGACGCCACCCGCTTCGATGGTGCGCTCACCGAACAAGATCTTGCTGAGCACCGGGGATTCTGGACCGATTGTATCCAGCAGGATTTCCATGGGCTGACGGTACACGAGATCCCGCCCAACGGTCAGGGTATTGCTGCTCTCGTCGCACTGGGTATTCTTGAGCGTTTGAACATCGATTCCTACGCGACCGATTCCGCCGACAGCGTGCACTTGCAGATCGAAGCGATGAAAGCGGCATTTGCTGAGACACACTGTCACGTTTCAGATCGCGACACCATGCTAGTCACCGTAGACCAGCTGCTGGATCCAACAACGCTTCAGCGTCGCGCTGACGACATCAGCCTGACTCACGCAGCGTCTCCCGTCGCTGCCGTAAAACCCGATCATGGCACCGTCTACCTTGCGACCGCTGATGGAGACGGCATGATGGTGTCCTGGATACAGTCAAACTACCACGGCTTTGGTTCGGGAATCGTTGTGCCCGACATTGGTGTCAGTCTGCAGAACCGGGGACGGGGCTTTTCACTGCAGGCAGGCCACCCGAACGAAGTCGGCGGCGGCAAGCGGCCCTTTCACACCATCATTCCGGCTTTTGTTTCGCAGCAGGGTGCGCCTTTGATGGCATTCGGCGTGATGGGTGGGCATCATCAGCCCCAAGGGCACACCCAAGTGATGATCAAGCTGTTTTGCCAGGGTACTTCGCCTCAGCAGGCCCTGGATGCGCCGCGCTGGCATGTCAACGAAGACTTTTCGGTGTGTCTCGAACCCGCGCTGGCACACTTGCGCGAGGAACTGGCACAGCGGGGCCATATCTTCAAAGAGGGCAAGATCGGTGCGTTCGGCGGCGGCCAGATCATTCTGAAAGATGGCAACGGATATATTGCCGGTTCAGATCCCCGTAAGGATGGGCAAGCAGCCGGTTTCTAG
- a CDS encoding FAD-binding oxidoreductase — translation MGYHERRQQLADTLKQQTAGSVRLDKTTSNVFRDRPTTQAQRLLDVSQFNHVLNVDPQNSLIETEGMTTYEALVDRSLSHGVMPAVVPQLKSITIGGAVSGIGIESSSFRYGLPHESIGEMDVLLGSGEVVTCTPDNEHRDLFYGLANSYGTLGYILRLTVLAIPVKPYVQLTHIRFTDVGALFDAVRTWAERAIDFMDGTVFQPGEHYLTIGRFVDDAPYTSDYTWMDIYYRSIPTRSEDYLTVRDYLWRWDTDWFWCSKNLYVQNRLMRRLLGRERLNSITYQKVMRWNTRWGITRRLGHLSGQHRESVIQDIDVPIDRAAEFLDFFHHEIGMRPVWICPIRHPVQDEHYPLFPMAAESMYVNFGFWGGVKTKQEMPIGHFNRLIEQKVTELGGIKSLYSDAYFDQAEFWSIYDGDSYAALKAKYDPDGRLKNLYQKCVLRQ, via the coding sequence ATGGGTTACCACGAACGACGTCAGCAGTTGGCTGATACGCTGAAACAGCAAACCGCTGGCAGCGTTCGCCTCGACAAAACCACATCGAACGTTTTTCGGGATCGCCCTACCACACAAGCGCAACGTCTGCTGGACGTCAGCCAGTTCAATCACGTGCTGAACGTCGACCCGCAGAACAGCCTGATTGAAACGGAAGGAATGACCACCTATGAAGCGCTGGTTGACCGGTCACTATCACACGGGGTGATGCCAGCCGTTGTACCCCAGCTGAAGTCGATTACGATCGGCGGGGCTGTATCCGGCATCGGTATCGAGTCGTCATCTTTCCGCTACGGACTACCGCATGAAAGTATCGGTGAGATGGATGTCCTGTTGGGCAGCGGCGAAGTCGTGACCTGCACACCGGATAACGAACACCGTGACCTCTTCTACGGGCTGGCAAACTCGTACGGCACCTTGGGCTACATCCTTCGTCTGACCGTACTGGCTATACCGGTTAAGCCTTACGTCCAACTCACACACATACGGTTCACAGATGTTGGTGCGTTGTTCGATGCGGTCAGAACCTGGGCCGAGCGCGCCATTGATTTTATGGATGGCACGGTATTCCAGCCGGGAGAACATTATCTGACAATTGGTCGATTTGTAGACGATGCCCCCTATACCAGTGACTACACGTGGATGGACATTTACTATCGATCCATACCAACGCGCAGCGAGGACTATCTTACCGTTCGGGATTACCTGTGGCGCTGGGACACCGATTGGTTCTGGTGCTCGAAAAATCTTTACGTTCAGAACCGACTGATGCGGCGCCTGCTCGGCCGTGAGCGGCTCAATTCGATCACCTACCAGAAAGTTATGCGATGGAACACACGCTGGGGGATTACCCGTAGGTTGGGGCACCTGTCAGGGCAACACCGCGAATCAGTGATCCAGGACATCGATGTGCCTATTGATCGAGCGGCCGAGTTTCTGGATTTTTTCCATCATGAAATCGGCATGCGCCCAGTCTGGATCTGCCCGATCAGACATCCCGTGCAAGACGAGCACTACCCTTTATTTCCGATGGCCGCTGAGTCCATGTATGTGAACTTCGGTTTTTGGGGCGGTGTCAAAACCAAACAGGAAATGCCCATCGGCCATTTCAACCGCCTGATCGAACAGAAAGTCACCGAACTCGGTGGAATCAAATCTCTGTATTCAGATGCCTATTTTGATCAAGCTGAGTTCTGGTCCATCTACGACGGTGACAGCTATGCCGCACTTAAAGCCAAATACGATCCGGATGGCCGTTTAAAGAACCTGTATCAGAAGTGTGTACTGAGACAATAG
- a CDS encoding glutaredoxin, whose product MDEKLILYLRDYCGYCAMVQEVISELTVEVEQRNIWENDSWQNELIAGQGSSTVPVLCRMTAVGETHWLPESDAIIRYLIQTYD is encoded by the coding sequence ATGGATGAAAAACTGATTCTTTACCTCCGGGACTATTGCGGCTACTGCGCGATGGTGCAGGAGGTGATCTCAGAGCTCACCGTGGAAGTTGAACAGCGCAACATCTGGGAGAACGACAGCTGGCAGAACGAACTCATTGCTGGCCAGGGCAGCTCCACCGTTCCCGTGTTGTGCCGCATGACTGCGGTAGGCGAGACCCACTGGCTGCCTGAGTCAGACGCCATCATTCGATACCTCATACAGACTTACGATTAG
- a CDS encoding aldo/keto reductase yields MDRVILGATGLNVSTLALGTMTFGDPVDADTSFDLLDLAVEQGINFLDTANTYNAGLSEEIIGQWLKARGHREQLVIASKVRNPVGDDPDSVGLSPRVILQQLENSLKRLNTDYLDIYFLHQPDDDTPIETTWRCLDAIVASGRVRCLGLSNFAAWQCAQTVHLANNRGWAPPTVTQALYNVISRAVETELLPMVNAYGLGTCMYNPLAGGLLTGKHGVGEEANPQTRLAYNTNYRARYWNDRQRTAAHQLCAIARKAGRSPVELALRFMLDHPTVDVTLIGATSIAQLQDNLAAVQAAPLSNDEQQACQSAWVELQGPVPRYNRGSGGGRT; encoded by the coding sequence ATGGACCGTGTCATCCTCGGTGCAACCGGATTAAATGTGTCGACCCTTGCACTGGGAACCATGACGTTCGGTGATCCGGTCGACGCAGACACATCCTTCGACCTTCTCGACCTGGCTGTGGAGCAGGGTATCAATTTTCTTGATACCGCGAACACTTACAACGCTGGCCTGTCGGAGGAAATTATCGGGCAATGGCTCAAGGCACGGGGTCATCGAGAGCAACTGGTGATTGCTAGCAAGGTCCGCAACCCCGTTGGCGACGACCCCGACTCGGTCGGGTTGTCCCCAAGAGTCATCCTGCAGCAGCTCGAGAATTCCCTTAAGCGCCTCAACACCGACTATCTCGACATCTATTTTCTGCACCAGCCCGACGACGACACACCGATCGAAACCACCTGGCGCTGCCTCGATGCGATTGTGGCATCAGGCAGGGTCCGTTGCCTGGGGCTTTCTAATTTTGCCGCCTGGCAGTGTGCACAAACCGTACACCTTGCCAATAACCGTGGCTGGGCACCACCGACGGTCACCCAGGCGCTGTACAACGTAATCTCCCGGGCGGTTGAAACCGAGCTGCTGCCAATGGTGAATGCTTACGGTCTGGGCACCTGCATGTATAACCCGCTCGCCGGTGGTCTGCTCACCGGAAAACATGGCGTAGGCGAAGAAGCGAATCCACAAACCAGGCTGGCCTACAACACCAACTATAGAGCACGCTATTGGAACGACCGCCAGCGCACAGCCGCGCACCAGCTCTGCGCGATTGCCCGGAAGGCCGGCCGCAGTCCAGTCGAGCTGGCACTGCGGTTCATGCTGGATCACCCCACGGTTGATGTCACCCTGATCGGCGCGACATCGATAGCGCAGCTGCAGGATAACCTTGCCGCTGTTCAGGCCGCCCCTTTGTCGAACGACGAACAGCAGGCCTGTCAGTCGGCCTGGGTGGAACTCCAGGGTCCCGTTCCCCGCTACAACCGCGGCAGCGGTGGTGGTAGAACCTGA
- a CDS encoding TrpB-like pyridoxal phosphate-dependent enzyme, with protein MADSVKFNLDENEIPKSWYNIVSDLPEPPAPVIHPGTGQPIGPDDLAPLFTMAVIMQEVSAERQIDIPEPVRDIYRQWRPSPLYRAYRLEAALDTPARIYYKYEGVSPAGSHKPNTAVAQAFYCREEGVKRISTETGAGQWGSALALAGSFFGLEIQVFMVRVSYDQKPYRRAFMETFGATCHPSPSNLTEVGKKILAENPDTTGSLGIAISEAVEVAAQRDDTKYSLGSVLNHVLLHQTVVGQEAIRQMELADDYPDVIVGCTGGGSNFAGLSFPFIGRKLRGEQDVRVVAVEPANCPSLTKGKYAYDFGDTGQMTPLVKMHTLGSSFVPPSSHAGGLRYHGMAPLVSQLVDLGQVEPTAYSQTECFEAGVTFAKAEGILPAPEANHAVKGALVEAMRCKEEGESQAILFNLCGHGHFDMQAYMDYSAGKLEDHPYDESEVAMALAGLPSVA; from the coding sequence ATGGCTGACAGTGTGAAATTCAATCTGGATGAGAATGAGATACCCAAGTCCTGGTACAACATCGTCTCCGACCTGCCCGAACCACCGGCGCCGGTTATACACCCGGGTACGGGCCAACCTATCGGTCCCGATGACCTGGCGCCGCTGTTCACAATGGCGGTCATCATGCAGGAAGTCAGTGCGGAGCGGCAGATCGATATTCCAGAACCCGTCCGGGACATTTACCGGCAGTGGCGTCCAAGTCCACTGTATCGCGCCTACCGACTGGAAGCGGCACTCGATACGCCGGCGAGGATCTACTACAAATACGAAGGTGTGAGCCCAGCCGGCAGTCACAAACCCAACACTGCCGTGGCCCAGGCGTTTTACTGCCGCGAAGAAGGTGTTAAGCGAATTTCAACCGAGACCGGTGCCGGCCAGTGGGGATCTGCGCTGGCGCTGGCGGGCTCTTTCTTCGGTCTTGAGATCCAGGTTTTCATGGTCCGTGTGAGTTATGACCAGAAGCCCTATCGACGGGCCTTCATGGAGACTTTTGGTGCCACCTGTCATCCCAGCCCCAGTAACTTAACTGAAGTGGGTAAAAAGATCCTGGCTGAGAATCCTGACACCACCGGCAGCCTGGGTATCGCCATCAGTGAGGCCGTCGAGGTCGCAGCCCAGCGGGACGACACCAAGTATTCTCTCGGCAGCGTCCTGAACCACGTGCTGCTGCACCAGACTGTAGTTGGACAGGAAGCGATCCGTCAGATGGAACTGGCTGATGATTACCCAGACGTTATTGTTGGCTGTACTGGCGGGGGCAGTAACTTTGCCGGCTTGTCGTTCCCGTTTATCGGGCGCAAGCTGCGCGGCGAGCAGGACGTGCGGGTAGTCGCGGTGGAACCCGCCAACTGCCCCAGTCTGACCAAAGGCAAGTACGCCTACGACTTCGGCGACACGGGCCAGATGACACCCCTGGTCAAGATGCACACCCTGGGATCATCGTTCGTCCCGCCGAGCTCTCATGCGGGTGGCCTGCGCTATCACGGTATGGCACCGCTGGTCAGTCAGCTGGTGGATCTCGGCCAAGTAGAGCCGACAGCCTACTCGCAGACTGAATGCTTCGAAGCTGGTGTGACATTTGCCAAGGCAGAAGGCATTCTGCCGGCGCCTGAGGCTAACCATGCGGTCAAAGGAGCGCTGGTCGAGGCTATGCGGTGCAAGGAAGAAGGTGAGTCCCAGGCAATCCTGTTCAACCTTTGTGGTCACGGCCACTTCGACATGCAGGCCTATATGGATTACTCGGCGGGTAAACTTGAAGACCACCCATACGACGAATCCGAGGTCGCCATGGCCCTGGCTGGTCTGCCGTCGGTGGCTTGA